In a genomic window of Corynebacterium coyleae:
- a CDS encoding D-alanine--D-alanine ligase family protein → MVSVIRVAVLYGGMSTEHSISCISAASVMQHMPADYEVFPIGITRDGVWVEGTTDPVNGVALPEVPAGREVALSINPTRKGQIFDVATGESIACVDVVFPVLHGKYGEDGTVQGLLELAGVPYVGPGVLASACGMDKEYTKKLVAAENIAITREVILDGRAVLDDDERDYLGLPVFVKPANGGSSIGVSKVSSWDDFPAAYDLAHESDSKVIVEAELVGDEVEVGVLERPDGTIAASLPAKLNGTEDSEEGFYGFETKYLEEGVTATIPAPFDEATTAQLQDMAVTCFKALNCKSLARVDFFVTKDGPVLNEVNTMPGFTAISMYPQVWAATGVDYPELLDTLVRTALR, encoded by the coding sequence TTGGTCAGCGTGATTCGCGTAGCAGTTCTTTATGGTGGCATGTCCACCGAGCACTCCATTTCCTGCATTTCCGCAGCGTCGGTGATGCAACACATGCCGGCTGACTACGAGGTGTTTCCCATCGGTATCACCCGTGACGGCGTATGGGTCGAAGGCACAACAGACCCAGTAAACGGCGTCGCGCTGCCTGAGGTGCCCGCAGGCCGCGAAGTTGCACTCTCCATCAACCCGACGCGCAAGGGGCAGATCTTCGATGTAGCAACCGGCGAAAGTATCGCTTGCGTCGATGTTGTCTTCCCGGTGCTGCACGGCAAATACGGCGAAGACGGCACAGTGCAAGGACTGCTCGAACTCGCTGGTGTCCCGTACGTTGGCCCAGGGGTGCTTGCATCCGCCTGTGGCATGGACAAGGAGTACACGAAGAAGCTCGTCGCGGCTGAAAACATTGCGATCACCAGGGAAGTGATCCTCGACGGTCGGGCAGTGCTTGACGACGACGAGCGTGACTACCTCGGTCTACCAGTGTTCGTAAAACCCGCCAACGGTGGGTCATCGATCGGTGTGTCCAAAGTGAGCTCCTGGGACGACTTCCCGGCGGCGTACGACCTTGCGCACGAATCCGATTCCAAGGTGATTGTGGAAGCGGAACTTGTCGGCGACGAGGTTGAGGTGGGAGTCCTCGAACGACCCGACGGGACCATTGCGGCATCCCTGCCAGCGAAGCTCAACGGCACCGAAGACTCCGAAGAAGGCTTCTACGGGTTTGAAACGAAATACCTCGAAGAGGGCGTTACGGCAACGATTCCGGCACCGTTCGACGAGGCAACAACCGCGCAACTTCAAGACATGGCGGTGACGTGTTTCAAGGCGCTGAACTGTAAGTCGCTCGCACGTGTGGACTTCTTCGTCACCAAGGACGGCCCGGTGCTCAACGAGGTCAACACCATGCCTGGATTCACCGCGATTTCGATGTACCCGCAGGTGTGGGCAGCCACCGGAGTGGACTACCCGGAACTGCTGGACACGCTGGTGCGGACCGCGCTGCGTTAA
- a CDS encoding DUF3515 domain-containing protein, producing the protein MATTAHEPQVNRTTILVSLGLAVLLVLGAVIGARVFFQRVALQPVAMADLPAPMADSPECASLIDALPDRFAGLPRAELAEPAPQGAAAWRKSTDDRVTLRCGVDMPAQYTDYAVTETIGNATWMRIDDLTPQSNLATWYTVDRSPVIAVTGDAQVLHDSKKSLGRLGADGLPSKDQPHNPAPLSALEGADASKCDALLQAAPDAIAEGYTRTEPASENTVAWRAEGRDPIVLRCGVAPSPNYAPGAQLAQVNDIPWFEDVLLANGTTASTWYALGRDSGIAVSLPQAESNEAITNLTELIAEHTAAL; encoded by the coding sequence ATGGCAACCACGGCGCACGAACCACAGGTTAATCGCACAACAATTTTGGTCAGTCTTGGCCTCGCAGTCCTTCTCGTCCTCGGAGCCGTTATTGGCGCTCGTGTGTTCTTCCAACGTGTGGCGCTGCAGCCGGTCGCGATGGCTGATCTTCCTGCCCCGATGGCCGATAGCCCGGAGTGCGCATCGCTTATCGACGCCCTCCCCGACCGGTTCGCCGGCCTTCCCCGTGCCGAACTCGCAGAACCGGCACCACAAGGCGCCGCCGCCTGGCGCAAGTCCACCGATGACCGCGTCACCCTGCGCTGCGGTGTAGACATGCCGGCGCAGTACACGGACTACGCCGTTACTGAAACCATCGGCAATGCAACGTGGATGCGTATCGACGACCTCACGCCCCAGTCCAACCTGGCCACCTGGTACACCGTGGACCGCTCCCCTGTGATCGCCGTGACCGGTGATGCGCAGGTACTCCACGACTCAAAGAAGTCCCTCGGACGGCTGGGCGCCGATGGGCTGCCATCGAAGGATCAGCCCCACAACCCCGCGCCTTTGTCCGCGTTGGAAGGCGCAGATGCATCGAAGTGCGACGCGCTGCTCCAGGCCGCACCGGATGCTATCGCCGAGGGCTACACCCGGACAGAGCCTGCGTCCGAAAACACCGTCGCATGGCGTGCCGAGGGACGTGATCCGATCGTTCTGCGCTGCGGTGTCGCCCCATCGCCGAATTACGCACCGGGTGCACAACTTGCCCAGGTCAATGACATTCCGTGGTTCGAGGATGTGCTGTTGGCAAACGGCACCACGGCATCGACGTGGTACGCATTGGGGCGCGACAGCGGTATCGCAGTCTCTTTGCCGCAGGCGGAGAGCAACGAGGCGATTACGAACCTGACTGAACTGATCGCCGAGCACACCGCTGCGCTTTAA
- a CDS encoding uracil-DNA glycosylase yields MLPVHESWQEPLAPVEDRIHAMGQFLRTEDDYLPRGHDILRAFADPFDDVRVLILGQDPYPTPGHPMGLAFSTQPGVAAPRSLVNIYKELQADLGIPPRADGDLSSWSSQGILLLNRVLTVRPGKPASHRGKGWEEVTQAAIEALVRRDAPLVAILWGRDAQTAARFLGDTPRIESPHPSPLSASRGFFGSRPFSRANEALQAQGANPIDWSL; encoded by the coding sequence ATGTTGCCCGTGCACGAATCTTGGCAGGAACCGCTCGCTCCGGTAGAAGACCGCATCCACGCAATGGGGCAGTTTTTGCGCACAGAGGACGACTACCTGCCGCGTGGCCACGATATTTTGCGGGCTTTTGCGGATCCGTTCGACGATGTCCGGGTCCTCATCCTGGGTCAAGACCCGTATCCGACCCCAGGACACCCGATGGGGCTGGCGTTTTCCACCCAGCCTGGGGTGGCGGCGCCGCGGTCGTTGGTGAATATCTACAAAGAGCTGCAGGCTGATCTGGGTATCCCGCCCCGGGCGGATGGGGACCTGTCGTCGTGGTCGTCGCAAGGCATTTTGCTGCTCAACAGGGTGCTTACCGTGCGTCCGGGAAAGCCCGCGTCACACCGTGGCAAAGGCTGGGAAGAGGTTACCCAGGCCGCAATTGAGGCGCTTGTCCGCCGAGATGCGCCACTCGTAGCTATCTTGTGGGGCCGTGACGCACAGACAGCTGCGAGATTTTTGGGGGATACTCCCCGGATTGAGTCGCCGCATCCGTCGCCGTTATCAGCATCGCGCGGTTTCTTCGGTTCGCGCCCGTTCTCGCGTGCAAATGAAGCGCTTCAAGCACAGGGTGCGAATCCCATCGACTGGAGTCTGTAA
- a CDS encoding thiamine-phosphate kinase: MITTGFPTDGPTLAQVGERAVIAAIRAAAPSALNGDDAAVLTPSVPNSRVVAGTDMLVEGHHFTRATTTPYLLGRKATVQNFADIEAMGARPIAALMGVSVSRDAPAAWVEEIARGIGDMAGEYGCELVGGDLTDGQELVVSVTAIGSLGGNRPPLTLDAARPGQRVVAHGNIGYSAAGFALLQAGIDVPEELEVLVKAHQAPVLTPGRGVVARAAGATAMTDNSDGLIRDVTTLAKASSVGIELSKVALRPDATLQAAGVLLGVDPWEWVLTGGEDHTLIGTIDGSAPVGFRSIGAVTRKPGVRIDGEAPELTAGWESF, translated from the coding sequence GTGATCACCACCGGATTTCCCACTGATGGTCCGACGCTTGCGCAGGTCGGCGAGCGAGCGGTTATCGCCGCGATTCGCGCTGCCGCACCGTCTGCCCTCAACGGCGACGACGCAGCGGTACTTACCCCCTCAGTGCCAAACTCGAGAGTCGTCGCCGGCACCGACATGTTGGTGGAAGGCCATCACTTCACTCGTGCGACCACAACCCCGTACCTTTTGGGCCGCAAGGCGACGGTGCAGAACTTCGCGGATATCGAGGCAATGGGCGCGCGCCCGATTGCAGCACTGATGGGGGTGTCTGTCTCCCGCGATGCGCCGGCAGCATGGGTCGAAGAGATCGCCCGCGGCATTGGGGATATGGCAGGGGAGTATGGCTGTGAACTCGTCGGCGGGGATCTGACCGACGGGCAAGAACTTGTGGTCTCCGTAACCGCAATCGGCTCGCTTGGTGGTAATCGTCCGCCGCTGACGCTAGACGCGGCACGCCCCGGTCAGCGAGTGGTCGCGCACGGCAATATCGGTTATTCAGCCGCAGGGTTCGCGCTGCTGCAGGCCGGGATTGATGTGCCGGAGGAGCTCGAGGTGCTTGTGAAGGCGCATCAGGCCCCGGTGCTTACCCCGGGGCGTGGCGTGGTGGCGCGCGCGGCAGGCGCGACCGCGATGACGGACAACTCGGATGGGCTCATCCGGGATGTGACGACGCTGGCAAAGGCATCTTCGGTAGGCATCGAACTGTCAAAGGTGGCGCTGCGCCCGGATGCGACCTTGCAGGCTGCGGGCGTACTCCTTGGCGTCGACCCGTGGGAGTGGGTGCTCACAGGTGGGGAGGACCACACCCTCATCGGCACGATCGATGGGTCCGCACCGGTTGGGTTCCGCTCGATTGGCGCAGTCACTCGCAAGCCCGGGGTGCGCATCGACGGCGAGGCCCCAGAATTGACCGCTGGATGGGAGAGTTTCTAA